One genomic region from Salinicola endophyticus encodes:
- the murB gene encoding UDP-N-acetylmuramate dehydrogenase, with amino-acid sequence MGEPEALEYARDLGRANTMALPCIAERFWCARDSAAVAAALRLANANDWPLSVLGGGSNLLLPAHLSGLTLVPELPDMTFTPGEGDSVVVEVGAGVGWHALVTACVERGLWGIENLALIPGLAGAAPIQNIGAYGVELGDVLLWVEFVDRRDGQCHRLTSAACALGYRDSVFKRELANQVVITRLALRLSRRPRPQLGYGVLAERVSKRPDLQEIFSAICAIRREKLPDPRELPNAGSFFKNPVVCASRAAQLTQRYPELPCYPQPDGQVKLAAGWLIERCGLKGWRQGAFGVHERQALVLVHFGGGDLGELLTFAAAIAERVYDTFGITLEREPRQVHESEA; translated from the coding sequence ATGGGTGAGCCCGAGGCGCTCGAATATGCACGCGATCTCGGTCGTGCCAACACCATGGCACTGCCGTGTATCGCCGAGCGCTTCTGGTGCGCGCGGGACAGTGCCGCGGTCGCCGCGGCGCTGCGCCTGGCCAACGCCAACGACTGGCCGCTGAGCGTGCTCGGTGGTGGCAGCAACCTGCTGCTGCCGGCGCATCTTTCTGGCCTGACGCTGGTGCCGGAGCTTCCCGATATGACCTTCACCCCGGGTGAGGGCGACAGCGTGGTGGTCGAGGTGGGGGCTGGCGTCGGCTGGCACGCGCTGGTGACGGCGTGCGTCGAGCGCGGGCTGTGGGGGATCGAGAATCTGGCGCTGATCCCCGGTCTTGCCGGGGCCGCGCCGATCCAGAATATCGGTGCCTACGGCGTGGAGCTCGGCGATGTGCTGCTCTGGGTGGAGTTCGTCGATCGCCGCGACGGCCAGTGCCATCGGCTGACGTCCGCGGCCTGTGCGCTCGGCTACCGTGACAGCGTGTTCAAGCGCGAGCTGGCCAATCAGGTCGTGATCACGCGGCTGGCGCTGCGCCTTTCGCGCCGCCCGCGACCGCAGTTGGGTTACGGTGTGCTTGCCGAGCGTGTATCGAAGCGCCCGGATCTGCAGGAGATCTTCTCAGCCATCTGTGCCATTCGCCGAGAGAAGCTGCCCGACCCGCGGGAGCTGCCCAATGCCGGTAGTTTCTTCAAGAACCCGGTGGTCTGCGCGTCGCGCGCGGCGCAGTTGACGCAGCGCTACCCCGAGTTGCCCTGCTATCCCCAACCTGATGGTCAAGTCAAGCTGGCCGCAGGCTGGCTGATCGAACGCTGTGGCCTGAAGGGGTGGCGGCAGGGCGCTTTCGGTGTGCACGAGCGTCAGGCACTGGTGCTGGTGCATTTCGGAGGCGGTGATCTTGGCGAGCTGCTGACGTTCGCCGCGGCGATCGCCGAGCGTGTTTACGACACCTTCGGTATCACTCTGGAGCGGGAGCCGCGCCAGGTCCACGAGTCCGAAGCCTAG
- the rne gene encoding ribonuclease E, giving the protein MKRMLINATQPEELRVALVDGQRLYDLDIESGAREQKKANIYRGKITRLEPSLEAAFVDFGADRHGFLPLKEISREYFSKEPSGRPNIKEVLKEGQEVIVQVDKEERGNKGAALTTFISLAGRFLVLMPNNPRAGGISRRIEGDERSQLKDAMGQLTLPDKMGVIVRTAGIGRSSEELQWDLDYLVQVWEAITAEAVKRPAPFLIYRESNVIIRAMRDYLRQDIGEVLIDSPAVHEEALSFIRQVMPSYQQKIKLYSDDVPLFSRFQIESQIETAYQREVKLPSGGSVVIDHTEALVSIDINSARATRGADIEETALQTNLEAADEIARQLRLRDIGGLVVIDFIDMSPARNQREVENRVRDALKLDRARVQIGRISRFGLMEMSRQRLRPSLGETSGVVCPRCDGQGTIRDVRSMALSILRLIEEEAMKERSAQIRAILPVPVATYLLNEKRNVLSDVERRQKVRVLLLPNPDMDTPHYDVQRLRDDHVCEEGDEHKSSYELSVESEAIKEPETSLAKPIQRTQAAVQTVLHTAPAPDSLHQEPETPQPAAAQPKSQPAKPEPAKPEPVAAQSQTAHNGGLIQLFRGLFGRRRADEEVSRPAGDSQTQARSTGGNDKPASHNAGGNRGNRNGDSQRNGEQQRSGGAKRDGDNGKQADAGNDSRQGNRGDNRQGSGNNRRRRQSEDRQSGNDNRNDGGRNGNRQNGSDNRQGGNDNRQKDDNRQKDDNRQKDDSRQGGSDNRQSGDDARQQGNRQPRQESRGKGERSSENRAETAKPDNAGKPKATRQADTADSAAAPQESTDSKPKRMRNNPRNRSRQHALNPAAAEEQQRLQAAAATADSEAPQADTAEAKPEAGAKPEADAKPQAAQTDAAKVEAKPETDAKPQAAQTDAAKAEAKPEAKAQPQAAQADVAKAEAKPETKAQPQAAQTDAAKAEAKPESDAKPEIKAQPQAAQTEVAKTEAKPETKAQPQAAQTDAAKAEAKPEADAKPQAAQTNAAKAEAKPEADAKPQAAQTDAAKAEAKPEADAKPQAAQTDAAKAEAKPEADIKPQAAQTDAAKSEAETKAQPQAAQTDAAKTEAKPEADVKPQAAQTDAAKTEAKPEAEAKPQVAQAETQPETKADETGASRPPRRRRAHNDPREKRRREQGNSDS; this is encoded by the coding sequence ATGAAAAGAATGCTGATCAACGCGACCCAACCGGAAGAGTTGCGCGTCGCACTCGTCGATGGCCAACGCCTCTACGATCTGGACATCGAGTCCGGCGCCCGGGAACAGAAGAAGGCCAATATCTACCGGGGCAAGATCACCCGCCTGGAACCCAGCCTGGAAGCCGCCTTCGTCGACTTCGGCGCCGACCGCCACGGCTTTCTGCCGCTCAAGGAGATCTCCCGCGAGTACTTCTCCAAGGAGCCTTCGGGGCGCCCCAATATCAAGGAGGTGCTCAAGGAGGGGCAGGAAGTCATCGTCCAGGTCGACAAGGAGGAGCGCGGCAACAAGGGCGCGGCGCTGACCACCTTCATCAGCCTCGCCGGCCGCTTCCTGGTGCTGATGCCCAACAACCCGCGTGCCGGCGGTATCTCGCGGCGCATCGAGGGCGATGAGCGCAGCCAGCTCAAGGACGCCATGGGCCAGCTCACGCTGCCCGACAAGATGGGCGTGATCGTGCGTACCGCCGGGATCGGCCGCTCATCGGAAGAGCTGCAGTGGGATCTCGACTACCTGGTGCAGGTGTGGGAAGCGATCACCGCCGAAGCGGTCAAGCGCCCTGCCCCCTTCCTGATCTACCGCGAGTCCAACGTCATCATTCGCGCCATGCGCGACTACCTGCGCCAGGATATCGGCGAGGTGCTGATCGACAGCCCCGCCGTTCACGAGGAGGCGCTCAGCTTCATTCGCCAGGTGATGCCCTCCTATCAGCAGAAGATCAAGCTCTACAGCGATGACGTCCCGCTGTTCTCGCGCTTTCAGATCGAGTCGCAAATCGAGACCGCCTACCAGCGCGAGGTCAAGCTACCCTCCGGCGGCTCGGTGGTGATCGACCACACCGAGGCCCTGGTTTCGATCGACATCAACTCGGCACGCGCCACCCGCGGCGCCGACATCGAAGAGACCGCGCTGCAGACCAACCTCGAAGCGGCCGACGAGATCGCCCGCCAGCTGCGTCTGCGCGACATCGGCGGCCTGGTGGTGATCGACTTCATCGACATGTCGCCGGCGCGCAACCAGCGCGAGGTAGAGAACCGCGTGCGTGATGCGCTCAAGCTCGACCGGGCGCGGGTCCAGATCGGACGTATCTCCCGCTTCGGCCTGATGGAGATGTCACGTCAGCGTCTGCGCCCGTCACTGGGTGAGACCAGCGGCGTGGTCTGCCCGCGCTGCGACGGCCAGGGCACGATCCGCGACGTCCGCTCGATGGCCCTCTCGATCCTGCGTCTGATCGAAGAGGAGGCGATGAAGGAGCGCAGCGCGCAGATTCGCGCCATCCTCCCGGTGCCTGTCGCCACCTATCTGCTCAACGAGAAGCGCAACGTGCTCTCCGACGTCGAGCGGCGCCAGAAGGTACGCGTGCTGCTGCTGCCCAACCCGGACATGGACACGCCGCACTACGACGTCCAGCGCCTGCGCGACGATCACGTCTGCGAAGAGGGTGACGAGCACAAGTCGAGCTATGAGCTCTCGGTCGAGAGCGAAGCGATCAAGGAGCCCGAGACCAGCCTGGCCAAACCGATCCAGCGCACTCAGGCGGCCGTGCAGACCGTGCTCCACACCGCCCCTGCCCCGGACTCGCTGCACCAGGAGCCGGAGACGCCCCAACCCGCCGCTGCTCAGCCGAAGTCGCAGCCAGCCAAACCCGAACCGGCCAAGCCCGAGCCCGTCGCCGCGCAGTCGCAGACCGCACATAACGGCGGCCTGATCCAGCTGTTCCGCGGCCTGTTCGGACGCCGTCGCGCCGACGAGGAGGTCTCCCGACCGGCCGGCGACAGCCAGACCCAGGCACGCAGCACAGGCGGCAACGACAAGCCGGCGTCACACAACGCCGGCGGTAACCGTGGCAATCGTAACGGCGACTCGCAGCGTAACGGCGAGCAGCAGCGCAGCGGCGGTGCCAAGCGTGACGGCGACAATGGCAAGCAGGCCGATGCCGGTAACGACAGCCGCCAGGGCAATCGTGGCGACAACCGCCAGGGCAGCGGCAACAATCGCCGGCGCCGGCAGTCGGAGGATCGTCAGAGCGGTAACGACAATCGCAACGATGGTGGACGTAACGGCAATCGCCAGAACGGCAGCGACAACCGTCAAGGCGGTAACGACAACCGCCAGAAGGACGACAATCGCCAGAAGGACGACAACCGCCAGAAAGATGACAGCCGTCAGGGCGGCAGCGACAACCGTCAGAGCGGTGACGACGCGCGCCAGCAAGGCAATCGTCAGCCCCGCCAGGAGAGCCGCGGCAAAGGCGAACGCAGTAGCGAGAACCGCGCCGAGACGGCCAAGCCCGACAACGCCGGCAAGCCCAAGGCGACACGTCAGGCCGATACCGCGGATAGCGCTGCGGCACCGCAGGAGAGCACCGACAGCAAGCCGAAGCGTATGCGCAACAACCCTCGCAACCGCAGCCGCCAGCACGCGCTGAACCCGGCCGCTGCCGAAGAGCAGCAGCGTCTTCAGGCGGCGGCCGCCACGGCGGATAGCGAAGCACCCCAGGCAGACACTGCCGAGGCCAAGCCGGAAGCCGGCGCCAAGCCGGAAGCCGACGCCAAGCCGCAGGCCGCTCAGACCGACGCCGCCAAGGTCGAAGCCAAGCCGGAAACCGACGCCAAGCCGCAGGCCGCTCAGACCGACGCCGCCAAGGCCGAAGCCAAGCCGGAAGCCAAGGCACAGCCGCAGGCCGCTCAGGCCGACGTCGCCAAGGCCGAGGCCAAGCCGGAAACCAAGGCACAGCCGCAGGCTGCTCAGACCGACGCCGCCAAGGCCGAGGCCAAGCCGGAATCCGACGCCAAGCCGGAAATCAAGGCACAGCCGCAGGCCGCTCAGACCGAAGTCGCCAAGACCGAAGCCAAGCCGGAAACCAAGGCACAGCCTCAGGCTGCTCAGACCGACGCCGCCAAGGCCGAGGCCAAGCCGGAAGCCGACGCCAAGCCGCAGGCCGCTCAGACCAACGCCGCCAAGGCCGAAGCCAAGCCGGAAGCCGACGCCAAGCCGCAGGCCGCTCAGACCGACGCCGCCAAGGCCGAGGCCAAGCCGGAAGCCGACGCCAAGCCGCAGGCCGCTCAGACCGACGCTGCCAAGGCCGAGGCCAAGCCGGAAGCCGACATCAAGCCGCAGGCTGCTCAGACCGACGCTGCCAAGTCGGAAGCTGAAACCAAGGCACAGCCGCAGGCTGCTCAGACCGACGCCGCCAAGACCGAGGCCAAGCCGGAAGCCGACGTCAAGCCGCAGGCTGCTCAGACCGACGCTGCCAAGACCGAGGCCAAACCGGAAGCTGAAGCTAAGCCTCAGGTCGCCCAGGCCGAGACCCAGCCGGAAACCAAGGCAGACGAGACCGGCGCTTCACGCCCGCCCCGCCGCCGCCGTGCGCACAACGACCCGCGTGAGAAGCGGCGTCGTGAACAGGGCAACAGCGATAGCTGA
- a CDS encoding RluA family pseudouridine synthase encodes MAEGQEVQFIEVSESQAGQRIDNFLRTRLKGAPKSLIYRIVRKGEVRVNKKRIKADYRLQSGDLVRVPPLRLTPESAVKEASEGLRNLLAGSVLVESPDWLVINKPSGLAVHGGSGVKIGLIEALRQVREDLDFLELVHRLDRDTSGCLLLAKNRAALLSLNAAMKERRMEKKYLALVQGRWPARRDYVSARLDRYDAGNGERRVRVDDAGKVSRTRFAVRETLPRVTLIEAEPVTGRTHQIRVHAAHAGHALLGDDKYGTPEGERMARGLGLDRLFLHALTLTFPDPKSGRDVQARAPLEASLERALERARHAS; translated from the coding sequence ATGGCCGAGGGCCAGGAAGTCCAGTTCATCGAAGTCAGCGAGTCCCAGGCGGGGCAGCGTATCGACAATTTTCTGCGTACCCGGCTCAAGGGCGCGCCGAAGTCGCTGATCTATCGGATCGTGCGCAAGGGCGAGGTGCGGGTCAACAAGAAGCGGATCAAGGCCGATTATCGGCTGCAGAGTGGCGACCTCGTGCGCGTGCCGCCGCTGCGGCTGACGCCGGAGAGCGCGGTCAAGGAGGCCAGCGAAGGGCTGCGCAATCTGCTCGCCGGCAGCGTGCTGGTCGAGAGCCCTGACTGGTTGGTGATCAACAAGCCCTCGGGGCTGGCGGTACATGGCGGCAGCGGGGTCAAGATCGGGCTGATCGAAGCGCTGCGCCAGGTGCGTGAGGACCTCGACTTTCTCGAACTGGTTCACCGTCTCGACCGTGACACCTCGGGCTGCCTGCTGCTGGCCAAGAATCGCGCCGCGCTGCTCTCGCTCAACGCCGCCATGAAGGAGCGGCGCATGGAGAAGAAGTATCTGGCGCTGGTTCAGGGGCGCTGGCCGGCGCGGCGCGACTATGTCAGCGCGCGGCTGGACCGCTACGACGCCGGCAACGGTGAGCGCCGAGTGCGCGTGGACGACGCCGGCAAGGTCTCGCGCACCCGCTTTGCCGTGCGCGAGACGCTGCCCCGGGTGACCCTGATCGAGGCCGAGCCGGTCACCGGGCGCACGCATCAGATACGCGTGCACGCGGCCCACGCCGGGCATGCGCTGCTGGGCGACGACAAGTACGGCACGCCGGAGGGCGAGCGCATGGCCCGAGGGCTGGGGCTCGATCGGTTGTTCCTGCATGCGCTGACGCTGACCTTTCCCGATCCCAAGAGCGGCCGCGACGTGCAGGCGCGGGCGCCGCTGGAGGCATCGCTGGAGCGGGCACTGGAGCGGGCGCGGCATGCCTCTTGA
- a CDS encoding HAD-IA family hydrolase, with protein sequence MPLEVRVQARPRACRYQLVIFDWDGTLMDSAARIVACMEVAADELGWVAPTPAAIRDIIGLGLPEAMEALYPGIGALERDTLQAAFSRQFRVADQVPSPFFPGVREGIARLREASECRLAVATGKSRRGLDRVFAHHGCGEWFAASRTADQTRSKPHPQMLEELLAACELPPEAAVMVGDTEYDLEMARALGMDRVAVSYGVHARERLLASEPIRVVDDFAGLVEWLLPGPAGEGRA encoded by the coding sequence ATGCCTCTTGAGGTTCGTGTGCAGGCGCGTCCGCGTGCCTGCCGCTATCAGCTGGTGATCTTCGACTGGGACGGCACGCTGATGGACTCGGCGGCGCGGATCGTCGCCTGCATGGAGGTTGCCGCAGACGAACTCGGCTGGGTGGCGCCGACACCGGCGGCAATCCGCGACATCATCGGGTTGGGTCTGCCCGAGGCGATGGAGGCGCTCTATCCGGGGATCGGAGCGCTGGAGCGGGATACGCTGCAGGCCGCGTTCAGCCGGCAGTTCCGCGTCGCCGACCAGGTGCCGTCGCCGTTCTTCCCCGGCGTGCGCGAGGGCATCGCGCGGCTGCGCGAGGCATCTGAGTGTCGCCTGGCGGTGGCCACCGGCAAAAGCCGGCGGGGGCTCGATCGCGTCTTCGCTCACCACGGCTGCGGCGAGTGGTTCGCGGCCAGCCGCACCGCCGATCAGACCCGCTCCAAGCCGCATCCGCAAATGCTCGAGGAGCTGCTGGCGGCGTGCGAGCTGCCGCCCGAGGCGGCGGTCATGGTCGGCGATACCGAGTACGATCTGGAGATGGCGCGGGCGCTGGGCATGGATCGGGTGGCGGTGAGCTATGGGGTCCATGCGCGCGAACGGCTGCTGGCCAGTGAGCCGATACGGGTCGTCGATGATTTTGCCGGGCTGGTCGAGTGGCTGTTGCCCGGCCCTGCTGGAGAAGGCCGCGCGTGA
- the sppA gene encoding signal peptide peptidase SppA, translating into MSDQRHDDWTDGPELSAEAARARRDAAQTAPGAEGESVRLAEIRLLDRWIGDVLAEQRRSRRWKIFFRLLFAGVVIAGLALSAYGLLLAQGQGAAGGERHLGVVDVSGPIDAQGQASAERIIEGLRRAWRDPDSDAVVLHINSPGGSPVQSQRVYDEIRYLEAQGDKPILAVIEDIGASGAYYMASAADRIYASPASLVGSIGVISAGFGLQGAIDKLGVERRVFTAGENKAFLDPFSPVAPAQRAFWQSVLDTTHQQFIDAVKSGRGKRLSDDPSIFSGLIWTGQQALQLGLIDDISNLEQLSRSRLGKVSLEDYTPALDPWSLFSQKLTQAAAHWLGISEAASPVRYQLP; encoded by the coding sequence ATGAGTGATCAACGACACGACGACTGGACCGATGGCCCCGAGCTCTCTGCGGAGGCCGCCCGGGCCCGGCGCGACGCTGCGCAGACAGCGCCCGGCGCGGAGGGAGAGAGCGTCAGGCTGGCCGAGATTCGGCTGCTCGATCGCTGGATCGGCGACGTGCTGGCGGAACAGCGGCGCTCGCGGCGCTGGAAGATATTTTTCCGTCTACTGTTCGCCGGCGTGGTCATTGCCGGGCTTGCGCTGAGTGCCTATGGTCTGCTGCTCGCCCAGGGGCAGGGCGCCGCCGGTGGCGAACGTCATCTGGGTGTGGTCGACGTCTCGGGGCCTATCGATGCCCAGGGCCAGGCGAGCGCCGAGCGCATCATCGAGGGCCTGCGACGCGCCTGGCGCGATCCCGACAGCGACGCGGTGGTGCTGCACATCAATAGTCCCGGCGGTAGTCCGGTGCAGTCGCAGCGGGTCTATGACGAGATTCGCTACCTCGAAGCCCAGGGTGACAAGCCGATCCTGGCGGTGATCGAGGATATCGGCGCCAGCGGCGCCTACTATATGGCCTCGGCGGCGGATCGGATCTACGCCTCGCCCGCCAGTCTGGTGGGGTCGATCGGGGTGATCAGTGCGGGCTTCGGTCTGCAGGGGGCGATCGACAAACTGGGCGTCGAGCGGCGGGTGTTCACCGCGGGCGAGAACAAGGCGTTTCTCGACCCGTTCTCGCCCGTGGCGCCGGCACAGCGGGCGTTCTGGCAGTCGGTGCTCGACACCACGCATCAGCAGTTCATCGATGCGGTGAAGTCGGGACGCGGCAAGCGCCTGAGCGACGACCCGAGCATCTTCTCCGGGCTGATATGGACCGGCCAGCAGGCGCTGCAGCTGGGGCTGATCGACGATATCAGTAATCTCGAGCAGCTCTCGCGCAGTCGCCTGGGTAAGGTCAGCCTGGAGGACTACACCCCGGCGCTCGACCCCTGGTCGCTGTTTTCCCAGAAGCTGACCCAGGCGGCGGCACACTGGCTGGGGATCAGCGAAGCCGCCTCGCCGGTGCGCTATCAACTGCCCTGA
- a CDS encoding nucleoside triphosphate pyrophosphatase, with protein MPRLVLASSSPYRRQLLERLALPFTWAAPDIDESHRKDETPTALAHRLALSKAQAVTEQFPEHLIIGSDQLALFEDDILGKPGDHATACTNLRRFSGQRVRFMTGLALVDTASGRHWVTHDTYDVHFRQLSDAEIETYVSRERPFDSAGSFRMEGLGIALFERFDGSDPNTLIGLPLMRLCELLREAGMDPLAATPQGS; from the coding sequence ATGCCGCGACTGGTACTCGCCTCCAGCTCCCCCTACCGCCGCCAGCTACTGGAGCGTCTGGCACTCCCCTTCACTTGGGCCGCACCCGATATCGATGAGAGTCATCGCAAGGATGAGACGCCGACGGCGCTGGCGCATCGCCTGGCCCTCAGCAAGGCGCAGGCCGTCACGGAGCAGTTTCCCGAGCATCTGATCATCGGCTCCGATCAGCTGGCGCTGTTCGAGGATGACATCCTGGGCAAGCCTGGCGATCACGCCACCGCCTGTACCAACCTGCGCCGCTTTTCGGGGCAGCGCGTGCGCTTCATGACCGGTCTCGCCCTGGTCGATACCGCCAGTGGCCGCCACTGGGTCACCCACGACACCTACGACGTGCATTTTCGACAGCTCAGCGACGCCGAGATCGAGACCTACGTCAGCCGCGAGCGCCCTTTCGACAGCGCCGGCAGCTTCCGCATGGAAGGGCTGGGCATCGCCCTGTTCGAGCGCTTCGACGGCAGCGACCCCAACACCCTGATCGGGCTACCGCTGATGCGGCTGTGCGAGCTGCTGCGCGAAGCCGGGATGGATCCGCTGGCAGCGACACCTCAGGGCAGTTGA
- a CDS encoding YceD family protein gives MLTRRLPATVEPYRLAANHELLEGTVDLESLSRLAAEIGAQSGQAQVSLQFGRDAQRRHLIEGELSAQLQIPCRRCLQPMSVPVSSRFQLAVVSSDALASEVPSEYEPVLVDNEHLDLLGAIEDELLLSLPQVVYHEESDCAVSRDQMQSGESADERAPARADSPFDVLKTLKGKL, from the coding sequence ATGTTGACCAGACGACTTCCCGCGACCGTCGAGCCTTATCGCCTCGCGGCCAACCATGAGCTTCTCGAGGGCACTGTCGACCTCGAGTCGCTGTCGCGCCTTGCCGCCGAGATCGGTGCGCAGAGCGGACAGGCTCAGGTATCGCTGCAGTTCGGGCGCGATGCCCAGCGCCGTCACCTGATCGAAGGTGAGCTGTCGGCGCAGCTGCAGATACCGTGCCGGCGCTGCCTGCAGCCGATGAGCGTGCCGGTGTCGAGCCGTTTCCAGCTCGCTGTCGTGAGCAGTGACGCGCTGGCTTCCGAGGTGCCGAGCGAGTACGAGCCGGTGCTGGTCGACAACGAACATCTCGACCTGCTTGGGGCGATCGAGGACGAGCTGTTGCTGAGTCTTCCTCAGGTGGTCTATCACGAAGAGTCGGACTGTGCCGTCTCGCGTGATCAGATGCAGAGCGGAGAGAGCGCCGACGAACGGGCGCCCGCTCGAGCCGATAGCCCCTTCGACGTCTTGAAGACGTTGAAGGGAAAACTCTAA
- the rpmF gene encoding 50S ribosomal protein L32, whose product MAVQQNRKTRSKRGMRRAHDALSSPALSQDKETGTTHRRHHVAPDGYYRGRKVIDV is encoded by the coding sequence ATGGCCGTTCAACAGAACCGCAAGACCCGTTCCAAGCGTGGCATGCGCCGCGCACACGATGCGCTGAGCAGCCCGGCCCTGTCCCAGGACAAGGAAACCGGCACCACGCATCGTCGTCACCACGTTGCCCCGGACGGCTACTACCGTGGTCGCAAGGTCATCGACGTTTAA
- the plsX gene encoding phosphate acyltransferase PlsX, with protein MRIAIDAMGGDFGPRATVGGVLMALQRHPGLEPTLFGPKAELQSILEQLGTSREARGRITLSDAPRVVTQAMAPMDVLDNPCATSLHGMLRAVARGEAQAGVSCGNTGALMALARRELGSVPGISRPAISTAVPTRHAGRCYLLDLGASVEVHARHLVDFAHMGALMCRVVDDVARPRVALLNVGVEAGKGVARVREADTELRGRDTDTFDYIGYLEGDGIFSGAADVVVCDGFVGNAVLKASEGVAQMLLKRLQETFESHWSTRLVSALARPALMRFKAQLDPVRHNGASLLGLNQIVVKSHGNASNRAFAFAIDRAVREIAVGLPDHLRGAWSELAATSAISSVDDVGRVDSGSRDTTGTDDSSLQG; from the coding sequence ATGCGCATCGCCATCGATGCCATGGGCGGGGACTTCGGTCCCCGCGCTACTGTCGGGGGGGTGCTGATGGCGCTCCAGCGTCATCCTGGTCTCGAGCCGACGCTTTTCGGCCCCAAGGCCGAGCTGCAGAGTATTCTGGAGCAGCTGGGCACCTCCCGCGAGGCGCGCGGGCGGATCACGCTGAGTGATGCCCCTAGGGTGGTCACCCAGGCGATGGCGCCAATGGATGTGCTCGACAACCCCTGTGCGACCAGTCTGCATGGCATGCTGCGGGCGGTGGCGCGGGGCGAGGCGCAGGCTGGCGTCAGCTGTGGCAATACCGGTGCGCTGATGGCGCTGGCGAGACGTGAACTCGGCAGCGTGCCGGGGATCTCCCGCCCGGCCATCAGCACCGCCGTGCCGACGCGTCACGCCGGGCGCTGCTATCTTCTCGATCTGGGCGCCAGTGTCGAGGTGCACGCCAGACATCTGGTCGACTTCGCCCACATGGGTGCACTGATGTGCCGTGTCGTCGATGACGTTGCGCGTCCGCGGGTGGCGCTGCTCAATGTCGGTGTCGAGGCGGGCAAGGGTGTGGCCCGGGTGCGCGAGGCCGACACCGAGTTGCGCGGGCGCGACACCGATACCTTCGACTATATCGGTTACCTGGAGGGAGATGGCATTTTCTCCGGCGCGGCCGATGTGGTGGTGTGTGACGGTTTCGTCGGCAATGCGGTGCTCAAGGCCAGCGAAGGGGTTGCCCAGATGCTGCTCAAGCGCCTGCAGGAGACTTTCGAGTCCCACTGGAGCACGCGTCTGGTCAGTGCGCTGGCTCGCCCGGCGTTGATGCGCTTCAAGGCGCAGCTCGACCCGGTGCGCCACAACGGCGCCAGTCTGCTGGGGCTGAACCAGATCGTGGTCAAGAGTCATGGCAATGCCAGCAATCGCGCTTTCGCCTTCGCCATCGATCGTGCGGTGCGCGAGATCGCGGTAGGGCTGCCGGATCACCTGCGTGGGGCCTGGTCGGAATTGGCGGCGACATCTGCTATCTCGTCGGTCGACGACGTCGGTCGAGTGGATAGCGGGTCTCGTGATACGACGGGAACCGACGATTCATCACTTCAAGGGTGA
- the fabD gene encoding ACP S-malonyltransferase produces MTQSLALVFPGQGSQQQGMLRELAERYSVVRTTFDEASEALGYDLWHVVQEGPEEKLNATACTQPALLASSVAVWRVWQELEGPRPSMMAGHSLGEYSAMVCAGALGFAEGIRLVRLRGEAMQEAVPAGVGAMAAVLGLDDAAVEQACRTAAGDEVVAAVNYNSPGQVVIAGHQGAVDRAIALCQEAGAKRALPLPVSVPSHCALMKPAAARVEAAIADLDIKLPRYAVYQNVNAEVPASVEALRQRLVEQLYRPVRWTDCVNAMFEAGSGVFIECGPGKVLTGLNKRIQRQIKGLAVNDPDTLSSALELAREALDVQEP; encoded by the coding sequence ATGACGCAATCACTGGCTCTGGTCTTTCCCGGGCAGGGCTCTCAGCAGCAAGGAATGCTGCGGGAATTGGCCGAACGCTATAGCGTGGTTCGCACCACGTTCGACGAGGCTTCCGAAGCGCTGGGTTACGACCTGTGGCATGTCGTCCAGGAGGGGCCCGAGGAGAAGCTCAACGCCACTGCCTGCACCCAGCCTGCGCTGCTGGCGTCGAGCGTCGCCGTGTGGCGGGTGTGGCAGGAGCTCGAGGGGCCGCGTCCGAGCATGATGGCCGGGCACAGCCTGGGCGAGTACAGTGCCATGGTGTGTGCTGGTGCCTTGGGCTTCGCCGAGGGTATTCGCCTGGTGCGGCTTCGCGGTGAAGCGATGCAGGAGGCGGTGCCGGCAGGCGTAGGCGCCATGGCGGCAGTCCTTGGGCTCGACGATGCCGCAGTGGAGCAGGCCTGCCGCACGGCCGCCGGCGACGAGGTGGTGGCCGCGGTCAACTACAACTCGCCGGGCCAAGTGGTCATCGCCGGGCATCAGGGTGCAGTGGATCGTGCCATTGCGCTGTGCCAGGAAGCGGGTGCCAAGCGCGCGCTACCGTTGCCGGTATCGGTGCCCTCGCACTGTGCGCTGATGAAGCCCGCTGCGGCGCGCGTCGAGGCGGCGATCGCCGACCTCGACATCAAGCTGCCGCGCTACGCTGTCTATCAGAACGTCAATGCCGAGGTGCCGGCATCGGTGGAGGCGCTGCGCCAGCGCCTGGTCGAGCAGCTCTATCGCCCGGTACGCTGGACGGACTGCGTCAACGCCATGTTCGAGGCCGGGTCGGGTGTCTTCATCGAGTGCGGGCCGGGCAAGGTCCTGACCGGACTCAACAAGCGCATCCAGCGTCAGATCAAGGGGTTGGCCGTCAACGACCCCGACACGCTGTCCTCCGCCCTCGAGCTGGCGCGCGAGGCGTTGGACGTTCAAGAGCCTTAA